The genome window TCTATCTGCGGGACCAGTTGGAGACCTCGGCCGGGCTCGCGGCGGCGTGCACCACCGGTTTCATGCTGACCATGGCGGTGGCCCGGCTCGCGGGCGACGCGGTGGTCAACCGCTTCGGCTCGGTCCGTACCGTGCGGGCGAGCGGGGTCCTGGCCGCGATCGGCGGGGTCCTCATCGTCACCGCGGACCAGCCGGCGGTCGCGATGGGCGGCTTCGCCCTGATGGGCCTCGGTATCGCGGTCGTCGTCCCGCTCTGCTTCGCCGCCGCCGGCCGCAGCGGACCGAACCCCAGCCAGGCCATCGCGGGCGTCGCGACCATCACCTACACCTCGGGGCTGGTCGCGCCGAGCGCGATCGGCGGTCTGGCGCAACTGACCAGCCTGGTCGTGTCGTTCGGCCTGGTGACCGTGCTGGCATGCGGTCTGGTCGCCTTCGCGGGCGTGCTGCGCACCAGCGACCGGGACCGCCCCCGGGTGACCCGGACGGACATCCCGCTCCCCGACCCGAAGCCCTGACCCGGCCTGACCCGGCTCAATCCGGCCTGGCCCGACCTGATCTGGACGGGCCCGGCCGGTCCGCCCGATGTGCGCCTCTCACCCCCGCGCCAGCTCGTACGCGTACCCCGGTGAGAACGCCCCCGCCCTCCCCCGGCATCCGTCGGACTCGCCGGGCAGTTTCACCCACAGGTAGGCGTCGATGCGGGACTCGCCGGTGCCGAGGGTCGGTGACCGGCCGAGGCCCCGGCCCGCGGGGTCGCACCACTCGCCGTCGGCGGGGGCGCCGTTGCCGTTGCGGCTGGTGTCGATGACGGCGCCGAGGCCCGCGGGGCCGCCGAGGGCGTCGAGGACCCGGCGGCCGTAGGCGATCTCGGCCTCCGTGCGGTTGAAGTTGGACACATTGCTGAAGACGCCGTCGGAGCCGGCGGGCGAGGCCGCGCCCGCCCGGCGGAGCAACGCGGCCTGCTTGGCGGGCGGGTTCCATGCCGAGTGCCCTGCGTCGTAGTAGACGCGGGCGTTCGGGTTGGCCGCCTTGATGACGCGGCCCGCGCGGGCGAGCGAGGCGAAGCGGTCGGCGCGGGTGCCGGCCGGCAGACAGTCCGACTGGGCGATCGCGTCCGGTTCCAGGATCACGAGGGCGTCGTCCGGGCCGAGCCCGGCGGCGAACGCGTCGATCCAGGCGTCGTACGCGTCCAGGCTCGGTGCCCCGCCCTGTGAGGCCCCTCCGCAGTCCCGGTCGGGGATCGCGTACGCCACGAGGACCGGCACCTGCCCCCGTGCGGCGCCCCCGGAGGCGACGGCCGCGACCCGGGAGGTGACGGTCGCCGGGTCGGGGTCGGTGAACCAGACGGCGGCCGGGCGGTCCGCGATGCCGGTCTCGATGGCGGTGCCGCGCGGGTCGTCCGGATGGTCGCGGACCCAGTCGAGGACCTGGGACTCCGGGTGGCGGTACAGCTCGCCGGGGCCTGACCCGGCCCCCGGTGCCGTCCGCCGCTCGGTCCGCTCCGCCGAGGGCTTCACCCCGGCCGTCCCGGAGGATGCGAACGGCTTCGAGGGCAAAGGCCGGACGGCCGCGCGGGAGGGCGGGACCTGGGCCGGCCCCGTCCGCTCGGCCGGTTCGGTCGGCCGGGACGGCCGGGACGGTTCGGACGGGAGTCCCGCCGAGCGGCTGGTCAGCGGCCGTGCCTGGTCCGCGGGGCCTCTCTCCCCGCCCATCGCGGCGACCATCCCGGTGACGGTTCCGACGACGGCCACGACCGACGCCGCCGCCACCATGGCGCCGCGCCGTGCCGCCCGCCTGCGCTCGGCCCGGCGTGCGGCCCGGCGTGTGCCCGGACGCTGGGCGCGTAAGCCTGACACGTGGTGCTCCCCCCTGCTCCCCGGGCCGCGCTCCGTCGGCTTCCGGTATTTCCCGCCGAGCCTTCGTTACCCCGTTCCGGGGACGCGTCGGGCACGGCGGCACCGGTGTCAGCGTAGGACTGGGACCCTGCCCCCTATGGCGCAGTTGGAGCACTTCACCCATTCCGTGGACTCGTCCGCGAAGTCAGTAGACACAGTCGTCTCCCGTATGCGCGCCGTCGACGCGGTCCTGCCGGAGCGGGACGGGATCGCCGTCTTCAACCGGGTCTACCGGACCGTCACGGAGGACATCGACCGGCGCCTGGACGCCGGTCGCTTCCCTGACGCCGAGGCGGCGATCACTCTGGACGTGCTGTTCGCCGAACGGTATCTGCGGGTCGCCGAGGGCGGTGGCGCGCCGGCCTGCTGGCGACCGCTGCTGCAGTTCCGACGCCATCCGGGCGTACGGCCGTTGCAGTTCGCCCTCTGCGGCATCAATGCGCACATCGGGCACGATCTCGCGCTGGCCGTCGTGGACACCTGTCGTACGCTCGGCTGCGAACCGCCCGATCTGGAGGACGAGTTCGAGCAGGTGGGCGATGTGCTCGTCGCTCTGGAGGAACGTATCCGCGAGGAGTTGATGCCGGGTCCCGATCTCCTCCAGATCGCCGATCCGCTGACGCATCTGCTCAGCGCGTGGAGCCTGGAACGCGCCCGTGAGGCCACCTGGTCGTCCGCCCGCGCGCTGTGGGCGCTGCGTGGACTCCCGGGCCTCGCCGAGGAGTTCGCGCGCCATCTGGACGCGGCGGTGGGCCTGACGGGCCGCATGCTGCTGACACCCCTGCCCGGCTGACACCTCTATGGCTGACACCCCTCCGGCTGAGCCGCCTGCCGCACTCCCGTGTGAACGTAATACGTTCGACTTGAGAAGATCTCTCGCAGAGGAGCACACGGCATGGTGTTACGGCTCGGGCTCGCCCTTCCCCAGATGCGGCAGTACGACATCGGAAAGGACGTGCCCGACGTGGCGCGTACGGCCGAGAACATCGGCTACGACAGTCTGTGGGTCTTCGAACGGGCCCTGTTCCCGGAGCCGCCGTCGCAGGGTCTGTACGGCCTGGAGGGGCTGCCCTGGCCGGACCACTACCGGCATGTGGCCGAGCCGCTCGTCACGCTCACCCTGGCCGCGGCGGTCACCTCACGGGCCCGGCTCGGCACCAGCCTGATCGCCCCGCTGCATGTGCCGTTCCAACTCGCCAAGTCCCTGGCCTCGTTGGACGCGGCGAGCGGCGGCCGGGTGGTCGCGGGCCTCGGCACGGGCTGGTCTCTCGACGAGTACGCCGCGGCGGCCGTCCGGCCCTTCGAGGAGCGCGGCCAGGTGCTGGAGGAGCTGATCGGGGTGTGCCGTGCGGTCTGGGGCCCGGACCCGGTGTCGTACGACGGCAGGCTCACGAAGATCACGTCTGCCGTGGTGGGTCCCAAGCCCCGCCGCCCGATCCCCATCCTGCTGTCGGGCAGTACCGCGCGGGCCCGGCGCCGGCTCGTCGACCATGCCGACGGCTGGCTGCCGGTGGGCCTGGGTGTCGACGAACTGGCGACCCAGTGGCGCCAGTTGCGGGCCCTGGCCGCCGAGCGCCGCCACATCAGACCGCTCCGCTCGGTCCTGCGGATCAACGTCCAGTACCGGTCCAAGGCCTACGAGGGCGCCGACCGCCATCCCTTCCAGGGCAACGCGGACCAGCTCACCGAGGACCTCGCCGCGCATGCCGCGATCGGTCTCGACGAGATCTTCCTCGACCTCCAGTACGGCCTGCGGGACGCCGAGGAACTCAAGGACGTGGCCGCCGAGGTGTACGCCTCGGCACGGGCGGCCGGGGTCTAGACCGCCCGAACTCGCCCTAGTCCTCCGGGAGTTCCACCGGCGCGATCTCGTCGTAGACGTCCCCGGGCCCGGGGTTGGTCGCGTCGGTGGTGCCGCCGAAGTGGTGCATGACGCCCCAGACCGCGTTGAGCGCGGTCTGGATCGCGCCCTCGGCCCAGCCGGCCGTCCAGGAGATGTCGTCGCCGGCGAGGAAGATGCCCCGCTTGTCCTCGGGCAGCCGGTCCTGCATGAAGTGGGTGAACAGGCGCCGCTGGTAGCGGTAGTGGCCGGGCAGGTTCGCCTTGAACGCGCCCATGAAGTAGGGCTCGTTCTCCCAGGAGACGGTCACCGGGTCGCCGATGACATGGCTGCGGATGTCGACGTTCGGGTAGATCTCGCCGAGCGACTTCAGCATGACCTCCAGCCGCTCGTTCGCGGACAGCGGCAGCCACTTCAGGCTGTCGTCGCACCAGGTGTAGGAGAGGCAGATGACAGCGGGCTTGTCCGGCCCGTCGTCGAGGAGGTAAGTCCCGCGCGTCATCCGGTCGGTGAGCGTCATCGACATCACGTCACGGCCGGTCGGATTTCCCCTGTCGTCGACGGCCTTGTCCAGCCAGAACGGCCGGTCCACGGGCACGAAGAGCTTGCTGGACTCCATGTAGTGGGTGCGCTCGATGGCGGTCCAGTGGTCGATCGGGAAGAGCGAGTCGTCGCAGGCGATCTTCGACAGCAGCATCCAGGACTGGGCGGTGAAGATCGCCACCTGATAGGTGCGGATGTCGCCGTCCGCGTCCGTCACGGTGATCCGGTTGCCGGCCGTCCGGTGCAGCCGGGTCACGGCGGGCCGCGGCTCGCCCTCGTCGTGCAGGGACTTCAGGGACGTCCCGTACGACCAGTGCGTGATCTTCTCCGGCTCGCGCTCCCAGAGCCGCAGCGGGAGCTGCTGGCTGCCGCCGACGATGCCCCGGTGGTGGTCGTCGGCCTCGGTGTGGACGACGCGCAGGATCTCCAGGATGGAGTTGGGGAAGTCGGTGTCCCAGCCGCCGGTGCCGAAGCCGACCTGGCCGAAGATCTCACGGTGCCGGAAGGACTTGAAGGCCTCGGAGTCGCAGAGGAAGCCGTAGAAGGTCTGGTTGTCCAGCCGCTCGACGAGCTTCGCCCAGATCTCCCGGATGCGCGGCACGTCCCGCTCACGCAGCGCCCGGTTCATGTCGGAGAAGTCGGCGCCCTCTTCGAGACAGGCGTTCCAGGCGGCGGCGACATCCCGGTACACCTGGGGCAGGTCGTCGATCGTCTCGGCGTAGTGGGACTCGCCCTTGAGGTCGACGACGGTCGAGGGCGTGGTCTCCGCGAGGGGGTTGGGGAAGGGCCGGGTCTCCAGACCCGCCAGGTCGATGTAGTGCTGAAGGGCCGTGGAGGACGGCGGGAAGCGCATCGCGCCCATCTCGGCGGTGAGCGACGGGTCGCACCCCTCGAACCCCACGGTCCGCAGCCGCCCGCCGATCCGGTCGGCCTCGTACACGACCGGCTTGAGCCCCATCTTCATCAGCTCGTACGCGGCCACGATGCCCGACAGCCCGCCGCCGATGACCGCGACCTCGGTGCCGTGCTCGGTGGCCGGGATCTGGCCGAGCCCGGCCGGGTGGGCCAGGAAGTCGTCGTACGCGTACGGGAAGTCCGGGCCGAACATGGTGATCGGCGGCTGCTGCTCGTCTGCGTGCTCGATGGCGTTGGGCACGGTGGACGTCATGGGGTACGGACTCCTTGCGACAAGAAAGGTGAACTGCGGGGTGGGGGTGGGGTGTTGGACCTCAGACGCCGGGGACGAGGGCCCCGTAGAGACCGGGGCGCCGGTCCTGGAGGTACGGATTCGTCTCGCGGGAGGCCGCGAGGAAGGCGGGGTCGACCTCGGCGAGGACGAGTTCCTCGTCGCGTCCGGCGCGGGTGCGGGCGACCCCGTCGGGCCCGGCCAGCGTGGACAGCCCGACGAACTCGAACTCCCCTTCCTGGCCGACCCGGTTGACGTAGGCGACGTACATCTGGTTCTCGAAGGCCCGCACCGGGATCATCGACTCGGCGACGAACTGGAACGGATGCATCTGGGCCGTGGGCACGAGGAGCAGGTCGGTGCCGGCGAGGGCGTGGGCGCGGACGTTCTCCGGGAATTCCACGTCGTAGCAGATCAGGATCCCGACGCGGAGCCCGCACAACTCGGCCTGGACGACGGACCGTTCGCCCGCCGTGAAGTGGTCTCGCTCGAAGCAGCCGAAGAGATGGGTCTTGCGGTAGTTCGCCAGCCGGACGCCGTCGGCGGAGACGAGCTGCGCCGAGTTGAAGACCGCGTCACCGGCGCGCTCGGGATACCCGTACGCGATCGCGACCCGGTGCCGCTCCGCGATCTCGGCGACCGCGTCGGCCGAGTCCCCGTCGGCCGCCTCGGCGAGCCGCTCGATGTCGTCCCCGATCGCGTATCCGGTCAGGAACATCTCCGGCGCCACCACGAGCCCCGCCCCGGCCTCGGCGGCCCGCCCGGCGGCCTCGTCGAGCACCCTCAGATTCCCACCGACCGAACCGGGCCGACCGGAGCTCTGGAGCAGGGCGGTACGCATGCGTGATCCTCACCGGGACGAAGGGGGTTTGGGGGCCAGATAGACGGTACGGCCGCCGCGCCACCCCGAACAAGCGGCGGCCGTTGCGCACCGATGGACGATTCATTGCGCACGACCCCGGCCACACGACGATTCGTTGCGCGCCTGAGAAAGCGCACCACCCGCGCCCTCCAGGGGCGCGGGGAACTGCGCGACCAGCCACACCAAACCCGCAGCCGCCCACGAACCCCCACGCCCCACCCCCCTACACGCCCCTCCGCCCCACCAGAACCCCCGCCGTCACCAGATACGGCACCGCGAACACGGCGAACGCGACCGCATGCGTAGAGCCCGCACCCCCGATCACCGCGTACACGGCGAAGGCGGCGACCGTCGCCGTCTCGGTCCCCATGCTCGCCACGGACGTGAGCGTCGCCCGCCGCGCCCCCTCGATCCGGTCCTGCAACCGCGCGTCGGCGAGCACATTGACCAGCTGGAACCCACCGAAGGCGACGGCCACCAGCCCGATACCGACCGGCGTCCCCATCAGCGCCCCCACGGCCAGCGCGAAGGCCGCGCCCGCCAGCACCACCCCCAGCCCGGCCTTGCCCAACCGCTCCGCCACCCCGGTCAGCAGGCTGCCGATCGCCGGCCCCACCCAGATCACCAGCAGCAGATACGGCACCGTCTGCTCGGCCACCCCGGTGTCCCGGACCAGCAGCGGCGTGTACTCGTCGAGCGCGCCCCAG of Streptomyces phaeolivaceus contains these proteins:
- a CDS encoding glycoside hydrolase family 6 protein, whose amino-acid sequence is MVAAASVVAVVGTVTGMVAAMGGERGPADQARPLTSRSAGLPSEPSRPSRPTEPAERTGPAQVPPSRAAVRPLPSKPFASSGTAGVKPSAERTERRTAPGAGSGPGELYRHPESQVLDWVRDHPDDPRGTAIETGIADRPAAVWFTDPDPATVTSRVAAVASGGAARGQVPVLVAYAIPDRDCGGASQGGAPSLDAYDAWIDAFAAGLGPDDALVILEPDAIAQSDCLPAGTRADRFASLARAGRVIKAANPNARVYYDAGHSAWNPPAKQAALLRRAGAASPAGSDGVFSNVSNFNRTEAEIAYGRRVLDALGGPAGLGAVIDTSRNGNGAPADGEWCDPAGRGLGRSPTLGTGESRIDAYLWVKLPGESDGCRGRAGAFSPGYAYELARG
- a CDS encoding DUF5995 family protein gives rise to the protein MAQLEHFTHSVDSSAKSVDTVVSRMRAVDAVLPERDGIAVFNRVYRTVTEDIDRRLDAGRFPDAEAAITLDVLFAERYLRVAEGGGAPACWRPLLQFRRHPGVRPLQFALCGINAHIGHDLALAVVDTCRTLGCEPPDLEDEFEQVGDVLVALEERIREELMPGPDLLQIADPLTHLLSAWSLERAREATWSSARALWALRGLPGLAEEFARHLDAAVGLTGRMLLTPLPG
- a CDS encoding LLM class F420-dependent oxidoreductase, with the translated sequence MVLRLGLALPQMRQYDIGKDVPDVARTAENIGYDSLWVFERALFPEPPSQGLYGLEGLPWPDHYRHVAEPLVTLTLAAAVTSRARLGTSLIAPLHVPFQLAKSLASLDAASGGRVVAGLGTGWSLDEYAAAAVRPFEERGQVLEELIGVCRAVWGPDPVSYDGRLTKITSAVVGPKPRRPIPILLSGSTARARRRLVDHADGWLPVGLGVDELATQWRQLRALAAERRHIRPLRSVLRINVQYRSKAYEGADRHPFQGNADQLTEDLAAHAAIGLDEIFLDLQYGLRDAEELKDVAAEVYASARAAGV
- a CDS encoding flavin monoamine oxidase family protein translates to MTSTVPNAIEHADEQQPPITMFGPDFPYAYDDFLAHPAGLGQIPATEHGTEVAVIGGGLSGIVAAYELMKMGLKPVVYEADRIGGRLRTVGFEGCDPSLTAEMGAMRFPPSSTALQHYIDLAGLETRPFPNPLAETTPSTVVDLKGESHYAETIDDLPQVYRDVAAAWNACLEEGADFSDMNRALRERDVPRIREIWAKLVERLDNQTFYGFLCDSEAFKSFRHREIFGQVGFGTGGWDTDFPNSILEILRVVHTEADDHHRGIVGGSQQLPLRLWEREPEKITHWSYGTSLKSLHDEGEPRPAVTRLHRTAGNRITVTDADGDIRTYQVAIFTAQSWMLLSKIACDDSLFPIDHWTAIERTHYMESSKLFVPVDRPFWLDKAVDDRGNPTGRDVMSMTLTDRMTRGTYLLDDGPDKPAVICLSYTWCDDSLKWLPLSANERLEVMLKSLGEIYPNVDIRSHVIGDPVTVSWENEPYFMGAFKANLPGHYRYQRRLFTHFMQDRLPEDKRGIFLAGDDISWTAGWAEGAIQTALNAVWGVMHHFGGTTDATNPGPGDVYDEIAPVELPED
- a CDS encoding carbon-nitrogen hydrolase family protein, with amino-acid sequence MRTALLQSSGRPGSVGGNLRVLDEAAGRAAEAGAGLVVAPEMFLTGYAIGDDIERLAEAADGDSADAVAEIAERHRVAIAYGYPERAGDAVFNSAQLVSADGVRLANYRKTHLFGCFERDHFTAGERSVVQAELCGLRVGILICYDVEFPENVRAHALAGTDLLLVPTAQMHPFQFVAESMIPVRAFENQMYVAYVNRVGQEGEFEFVGLSTLAGPDGVARTRAGRDEELVLAEVDPAFLAASRETNPYLQDRRPGLYGALVPGV